In one Culex quinquefasciatus strain JHB chromosome 2, VPISU_Cqui_1.0_pri_paternal, whole genome shotgun sequence genomic region, the following are encoded:
- the LOC6052984 gene encoding extensin isoform X2, translating to MIRPHFEPQPSPLDYQHHHQQQQHQQQQQQQIQHQVQQQQQQISKMVSSPPPTIVGTPNGTTMCVTKLLVGLDHAPMAFNVRQRIIGDGGTNLNYIRSETGAMVTLRGRGSLNIEPQTGQEAMEPLHLYIEHPTLEGLQNAKQLAKNLIETLQEELNLFQQQEQQQQQVPKQSYQIIQQQPTLVQTTQVQQMPPMIRAQHVAQPNGIIHQPPPPVMPPQSFVQSQPPPQTQIIQQQPPTIIQSHVPVQIHQQPSNVVISQIANVSNPPPGAQIRPPMMQIKTAGPPHMSQPPPSIQIPQQEAPQQILVNQAPPYQVQYIQQSPAIQTSSGPHPTGQVTIQHVIQQPQPQPIQGIVQTTLPPPQFDQFQRPPQGQQIITVQGSAAFMVPPPNIIHQTVAPHPTQNQIIVQSQPIITHPPPSAMPQELVQTMAQSAPLGPPPMAQVPMIMNGADDKKPGEIQIKTEQIKLEDGPPPILTQMPKTTVIPVSSTMANITLSQPPPPIMSVPPPTVQHIVGNTIITSQPNPPISHAAIPQQIYSQIPVSIQSFQPSHQQIQQINGSTHFVVNTQPQPWPPNGAVPPPQIQQVPVSSMQNIQFATAPQQMRNPNEIQIISSPATIISAAEYRPQQQQQQHIITTSGPFNPQMQPPPGVQVIHTVPPPQQIITSIPQTVQSVPPPPQIIEASPHHAVPPPHSATHQIMTAHGPPPPYTTVHYTMAPHDPKLLQPPMEIQHQHPHQHQHQQHQLHQQQQQQHQQQQQLGMRPGQKRKHSEDDPHRNIPPKMGMG from the exons ATGATTCGGCCCCACTTTGAGCCGCAACCGTCGCCGCTCGACTACCAGCAccatcatcagcagcagcagcaccaacaacaacaacaacagcagatcCAACATCAggtacaacaacaacagcaacagatTTCCAAAATGGTCAGCAGTCCACCACCGACCATCGTGGGAACTCCAAATGGAACGACCATGTGTGTGACAAAGCTGCTCGTAGGCCTAGATCATGCTCCGATGGCGTTCAATGTGCGGCAACGGATAATCGGGGACGGTGGGACAAACCTGAACTATATCCGGTCGGAGACGGGAGCGATGGTCACGTTGCGGGGTCGGGGTTCGCTAAACATTGAGCCGCAGACGGGCCAGGAAGCGATGGAACCGTTGCACTTGTACATAGAACATCCCACGTTGGAGGGATTGCAGAACGCAAAGCAGCTAGCCAAAAATCTCATCGAGACGCTCCAGGAGGAGTTGAACCTGTTCCAGCAGcaggaacagcagcagcagcaggttccGAAGCAAAGTTATCAGATAATTCAGCAACAGCCGACGCTAGTCCAGACGACACAGGTGCAGCAGATGCCACCGATGATTCGTGCCCAGCACGTGGCCCAGCCAAACGGGATCATCCATCAGCCTCCGCCGCCAGTTATGCCCCCGCAGAGCTTTGTGCAGAGTCAGCCGCCACCGCAGACGCAGATCATTCAACAACAGCCGCCGACGATCATTCAGTCGCACGTGCCAGTTCAGATTCATCAGCAGCCGAGCAATGTGGTCATTTCGCAGATTGCTAACGTAAGCAATCCTCCGCCGGGCGCGCAGATACGGCCACCGATGATGCAGATTAAGACGGCTGGACCGCCCCACATGTCGCAACCACCGCCAAGCATACAAATTCCCCAGCAAGAGGCTCCCCAACAGATCCTGGTGAACCAGGCGCCACCTTACCAGGTTCAGTACATCCAACAGAGTCCGGCTATTCAAACCAGCAGCGGACCACATCCGACGGGACAGGTTACGATCCAGCACGTCATCCAACAGCCGCAGCCACAACCAATCCAAGGAATTGTGCAAACAACACTTCCTCCGCCCCAGTTTGACCAGTTCCAGCGACCTCCCCAAGGCCAGCAGATCATCACCGTTCAGGGCAGTGCCGCTTTTATGGTGCCTCCACCGAACATTATCCACCAAACTGTGGCGCCACATCCTacccaaaatcaaattatcgtACAGTCACAACCCATCATCACTCACCCGCCGCCAAGCGCGATGCCCCAGGAACTGGTCCAAACCATGGCACAATCGGCACCCCTTGGACCACCCCCGATGGCACAAGTCCCGATGATCATGAACGGAGCCGACGACAAAAAGCCCGGcgaaattcaaatcaaaacagAACAGATCAAGCTCGAAGATGGACCTCCTCCAATCCTCACCCAAATGCCCAAAACTACGGTGATTCCAGTTTCATCCACCATGGCGAACATCACCCTCAGTCAACCTCCACCTCCGATCATGTCAGTTCCCCCGCCAACGGTGCAGCACATCGTCGGAAACACGATCATAACGTCGCAGCCAAACCCCCCGATAAGCCACGCGGCCATTCCCCAGCAAATCTACAGCCAGATCCCGGTCTCGATTCAATCGTTCCAACCGTCGCACCAGCAAATCCAGCAGATCAACGGCAGTACGCACTTTGTCGTCAACACCCAGCCCCAACCGTGGCCCCCGAATGGTGCCGTTCCGCCGCCCCAGATCCAGCAAGTCCCGGTCAGTTCGATGCAAAACATCCAATTCGCCACGGCGCCCCAGCAGATGCGCAACCCTAACGAGATCCAGATCATCAGCTCACCGGCGACGATCATCAGCGCGGCCGAGTACCGAccccagcagcaacagcagcagcacatCATCACGACTAGCGGGCCATTCAACCCGCAGATGCAACCGCCACCAG GCGTCCAGGTGATCCACACGGTGCCCCCGCCACAGCAGATCATCACGAGCATCCCGCAGACGGTGCAGAGCGTGCCTCCGCCACCGCAGATCATCGAAGCCTCGCCACACCATGCGGTGCCGCCGCCACACTCGGCAACGCACCAAATCATGACTGCGCACGGGCCACCTCCGCCCTACACCACGGTGCACTACACGATGGCGCCGCACGATCCGAAG CTGTTGCAACCGCCCATGGAGATTCAGCACCAGCATCCGcaccaacatcaacatcaacaacaccaactacaccagcagcagcagcagcagcatcaacagcaacagcagctcgGAATGCGACCTGGTCAAAAGCGGAAGCACTCCGAGGACGATCCGCACCGGAACATTCCGCCCAAGATGGGAATGGG